Proteins encoded by one window of uncultured Bacteroides sp.:
- a CDS encoding DUF4301 family protein, whose translation MITPEDKELLAKKGITESQIAGQLSCFVKGFPYLKLDAAASAEKGILVPDVEAQREYLSAWEGYIKEDKTIVKFVPASGAASRMFKNLFEFLGAEYDEPTTAFEKDFFAHIAYFAFYSDLNAACLKNQKQDIPTLIASGNYKAVVANLLNEAGLNYGSLPKGLLKFHNYKDGARTPMEEHLVEGALYASGKAGKANVHFTVSSEHRAFFEELVAQKSKIYSEKFKVEYHISFSEQKSCTDTIAADMKNNPFRSEDGKLLFRPGGHGALIENLNDLVADVVFIKNIDNVVPDNLKEDTILYKKLIAGVLVKLQAQAFKYLELLDSGKYTVEQIREIIQFVQKKLFCKYSETKNLEDVDLVLYLKNKLNRPIRVCGMVKNVGEPGGGPFLAYNPDGTISLQILESSQIDMNDLKSKEMFEKGTHFNPVDLVCAVRDYKGHKFDLTKFVDLATGFISYKSKNGKDLKALELPGLWNGAMSNWNTVFVEVPLTTFNPVKTVNDLLRPQHQNNG comes from the coding sequence ATGATTACACCTGAAGACAAAGAACTGCTTGCTAAAAAGGGTATAACAGAATCACAGATAGCCGGACAACTGTCTTGCTTTGTGAAAGGTTTTCCTTATCTGAAACTGGATGCTGCCGCATCTGCTGAAAAAGGAATTCTGGTGCCCGATGTTGAAGCACAGAGAGAATATCTTTCCGCATGGGAAGGGTATATCAAAGAAGATAAAACAATAGTGAAATTTGTTCCCGCATCTGGTGCAGCCAGTCGGATGTTTAAAAACCTTTTTGAATTTCTTGGTGCTGAATATGATGAACCCACTACGGCATTTGAGAAAGATTTCTTTGCTCATATCGCTTACTTTGCATTTTATAGCGATTTGAATGCTGCTTGTCTGAAAAATCAAAAACAGGATATCCCTACATTGATTGCTTCTGGTAATTATAAAGCCGTGGTAGCAAACCTGTTAAATGAAGCAGGATTAAATTATGGATCTCTTCCTAAAGGCTTGCTTAAATTCCATAACTATAAAGATGGGGCACGCACCCCAATGGAAGAACATTTGGTAGAAGGAGCCTTGTATGCTTCGGGTAAGGCAGGAAAGGCAAATGTGCATTTTACTGTTTCTTCTGAACATCGGGCATTTTTTGAAGAACTTGTGGCACAGAAATCAAAAATCTATTCTGAGAAGTTTAAGGTGGAATATCACATTTCCTTTTCTGAGCAGAAATCCTGTACAGATACAATTGCCGCCGACATGAAAAATAACCCTTTCCGTAGTGAAGATGGCAAACTGCTGTTTCGCCCGGGAGGTCACGGAGCGCTGATTGAGAATCTGAATGATTTGGTTGCTGATGTTGTGTTTATTAAAAACATAGATAATGTGGTTCCGGATAACCTAAAAGAGGATACCATCCTTTATAAAAAGCTAATAGCAGGTGTTTTGGTAAAACTACAAGCACAGGCTTTTAAATACCTAGAACTTTTAGATAGTGGTAAATATACTGTTGAACAGATAAGAGAAATAATTCAGTTTGTACAGAAGAAGTTGTTTTGTAAGTATTCTGAGACAAAGAATCTGGAAGATGTAGATTTGGTACTTTATTTAAAAAACAAACTAAACCGTCCAATTCGTGTATGTGGTATGGTGAAGAATGTTGGTGAACCGGGCGGAGGTCCTTTCCTTGCATATAACCCAGATGGAACCATTTCATTGCAGATATTGGAAAGTTCTCAAATAGATATGAATGATCTTAAGTCGAAAGAAATGTTTGAGAAAGGGACTCATTTTAATCCGGTAGATCTGGTTTGTGCCGTTCGTGATTACAAAGGGCATAAGTTTGACCTGACAAAGTTTGTGGATCTGGCAACTGGTTTTATCTCGTACAAATCAAAGAACGGAAAAGATTTGAAAGCTTTAGAACTTCCTGGTCTTTGGAATGGTGCGATGAGTAACTGGAATACTGTTTTTGTGGAAGTACCTCTTACAACATTTAATCCTGTAAAGACTGTGAACGATTTGCTTCGTCCGCAACACCAGAATAATGGATAG
- a CDS encoding glycogen/starch synthase: MVSSLLNPDYIFETSWEVCNKVGGIYTVLSTRAQTLQNSHKDKVIFIGPDLWIDKENPLFIELDYLYKPWKMHAEANDKLSVRIGRWNIIGEPIVILVDFNSFFAMKNEIYTEAWNYYQVDSLHGYGDYDEASMFAYASGKVTESFYKYNITSKDRVIYQAHEWMTGLGALYLQTAVPEIATIFTTHATSIGRSISGNQKPLYDYLSAYNGDQMAQELNMESKHSIEKQTAHHVDCFTTVSDITNKECKELLDKEADIVLKNGFEDDFVPKGKSYSAKRKKARVKMLNVANKLFGTSLDDDTLLICTSGRYEFKNKGIDVFLESLNRLNHENNLKKDIVAFINVPAGIPVPRKDLLDRLNNGNGNSKEALEFPFITHWLDYMSDDKVLNMIKYLGMRNDKEDKVKIIFVPCYLDGSDGIFDISYYDFLLGYDLTVYPSYYEPWGYTPLESVAFHIPTVTTDLTGFGLWIKSIRNQHGIDDGVEVIHRSDNNYSEVADAIKESIISFSAKSLEEVEHMRNRAAAVAEHALWKHFINYYYKAYDIALRNAKKRQLK; encoded by the coding sequence ATGGTAAGTTCACTTTTAAATCCTGATTATATTTTTGAAACTAGTTGGGAAGTATGCAATAAAGTTGGTGGTATATATACGGTATTGTCTACCAGAGCGCAGACTCTTCAAAATAGTCATAAAGATAAGGTTATATTTATTGGTCCTGATCTTTGGATTGATAAAGAAAACCCTTTATTTATTGAATTGGATTATCTTTATAAACCATGGAAAATGCATGCAGAAGCTAATGATAAACTATCTGTTCGTATTGGTCGATGGAACATTATTGGTGAACCAATTGTTATTCTAGTTGATTTTAATTCATTTTTCGCTATGAAGAATGAAATATATACTGAAGCATGGAATTATTATCAAGTTGATTCTTTGCATGGTTATGGTGACTATGATGAAGCATCTATGTTTGCATATGCTTCTGGGAAAGTAACTGAAAGTTTTTATAAGTATAATATAACTTCTAAAGACAGGGTTATATATCAGGCACATGAATGGATGACGGGACTGGGGGCACTATATCTCCAGACTGCGGTACCAGAGATTGCTACAATATTCACAACTCATGCAACGTCTATCGGACGTTCCATCTCAGGTAATCAGAAGCCGCTGTACGATTATTTATCTGCATACAATGGTGATCAGATGGCTCAGGAACTTAATATGGAATCAAAACATTCTATTGAAAAACAAACGGCTCATCATGTTGACTGTTTTACAACTGTTAGTGATATAACTAATAAGGAATGTAAGGAGCTGCTTGACAAAGAGGCTGATATTGTTCTAAAGAATGGATTTGAGGATGATTTTGTGCCAAAGGGTAAGAGTTATTCAGCTAAACGCAAAAAGGCACGTGTCAAGATGCTGAATGTAGCTAATAAGTTGTTTGGTACAAGTTTAGATGACGATACATTGCTTATTTGTACAAGTGGCAGATATGAATTTAAGAATAAAGGAATTGATGTTTTTTTAGAATCGTTGAATCGGTTAAATCACGAAAATAATCTAAAAAAAGATATTGTTGCCTTTATAAATGTTCCTGCAGGTATACCGGTACCTCGTAAGGATTTACTTGATAGATTAAATAATGGCAACGGTAATAGTAAAGAAGCATTAGAGTTTCCTTTTATTACTCATTGGTTAGATTATATGTCTGATGATAAGGTGCTCAATATGATTAAATATCTGGGCATGAGGAATGATAAAGAGGACAAAGTTAAGATAATATTCGTTCCTTGCTATCTTGATGGGAGTGATGGTATATTTGATATAAGTTATTATGATTTCCTTTTAGGATATGATTTAACTGTATATCCATCATATTATGAACCATGGGGATACACGCCATTAGAGAGTGTTGCTTTTCATATTCCTACTGTAACCACGGATCTGACTGGTTTTGGTCTTTGGATTAAGAGCATTAGAAATCAACACGGAATTGATGATGGGGTAGAGGTTATTCATCGTTCAGATAATAACTATTCTGAAGTGGCAGATGCAATTAAAGAATCTATCATTTCTTTTTCTGCCAAATCATTGGAAGAAGTTGAGCATATGCGTAATCGCGCAGCTGCAGTTGCAGAACATGCACTATGGAAACATTTTATTAATTATTATTATAAGGCGTATGACATAGCTCTACGCAATGCTAAAAAACGTCAGTTAAAATAG
- a CDS encoding IS110 family transposase: MRTQSNKLNFEGENIYVGIDVHLKSWNVTIYTEYLHHKTFNQPPVPSILRDYLNTNFPGGTYYSAYEAGFCGFNIHFELKKLNINNIVVNPADIPTSQKEQILKNDSRDSMKIARSLRANELIGIHVPFIETLENRTLIRTRDVMVKDMTRFKQRIKALLHFYGISYPPEFEKSTSHWSRRFLKWLKEEVSLNTTNGNDALSLLVREVEQQIVLLLEINRKINSLAVSEKYVKEIELIRSIPGIGLITGLTFLSEIEDIERFHNTDKLAGFVGIIPTCHSSGEIENYGEMTFRKKTILRKCLIESSWIAVRIDPALTRCFLQLCKRMEPNKAIIRIARKLLNRMYYVLKKRQKYECGVV; the protein is encoded by the coding sequence ATGCGTACACAAAGTAACAAACTAAATTTTGAAGGAGAAAATATTTATGTTGGAATTGATGTTCATTTGAAAAGTTGGAATGTGACAATTTACACAGAATATCTTCATCATAAAACATTCAACCAACCTCCTGTACCTTCAATTTTAAGGGACTATCTGAATACTAATTTTCCTGGTGGAACTTATTATTCAGCCTATGAAGCCGGATTCTGCGGATTTAATATTCATTTTGAACTTAAAAAACTAAATATAAATAATATTGTGGTTAATCCAGCTGATATACCAACCAGTCAGAAAGAACAGATACTTAAAAACGATTCACGTGATAGTATGAAAATTGCCCGTTCTTTAAGAGCTAATGAACTCATAGGTATACATGTCCCATTCATTGAGACATTGGAAAATCGCACATTGATACGCACCCGAGACGTAATGGTGAAAGATATGACTAGATTTAAACAGCGTATAAAAGCTTTGCTTCATTTTTATGGTATATCTTACCCTCCGGAATTTGAGAAATCAACCAGTCATTGGTCCAGACGTTTTCTTAAATGGTTAAAAGAGGAGGTATCACTTAATACAACGAATGGTAATGACGCCTTGTCATTACTCGTCAGGGAAGTAGAGCAACAAATAGTTCTTTTATTGGAAATCAATAGAAAAATTAATAGTCTTGCTGTTTCTGAGAAATATGTGAAGGAGATAGAGTTAATAAGAAGCATTCCGGGAATTGGTTTAATTACAGGGCTTACTTTTTTGTCGGAGATAGAAGATATTGAACGATTCCACAATACAGACAAGTTAGCCGGTTTTGTAGGAATAATACCCACCTGTCATTCAAGTGGAGAGATTGAGAATTATGGAGAGATGACATTTAGAAAGAAAACGATTTTAAGAAAGTGTCTGATTGAAAGTTCCTGGATTGCAGTAAGAATAGATCCGGCATTGACAAGGTGTTTTTTACAACTCTGTAAAAGGATGGAGCCCAATAAAGCTATAATACGAATCGCAAGAAAACTATTAAACAGAATGTATTATGTTTTAAAAAAGAGACAAAAATATGAATGTGGAGTGGTTTAA
- a CDS encoding NAD-dependent epimerase/dehydratase family protein produces the protein MKTAIIIGGTGLVGTQLVNLLLNDQDFDKIVVFGRKSLNITNQKLEEHLINFSTPENWEKLVKGDVLFSCMGTTLAKAGNKEKQYEIDFTYQYNFADIASRNGVSEYVLISSAGANIHSPFFYLRMKGKLDAAVKELPFKKVVIVRPTQLYGSRHERRISESIGLALSKALNKIGLFKKRRPIHVQRVAEAMIESLQYYDSSVTVSSYELFGLAKFYDRNKNVYYKKSYVSG, from the coding sequence ATGAAAACAGCGATCATTATTGGAGGTACTGGATTGGTGGGGACTCAACTGGTCAATTTATTATTAAACGATCAGGATTTCGACAAGATAGTGGTGTTTGGACGCAAATCATTAAACATTACTAATCAAAAACTCGAAGAGCATTTGATAAATTTTTCCACACCTGAAAATTGGGAAAAATTAGTGAAAGGTGATGTGTTGTTTTCATGCATGGGAACAACATTAGCTAAGGCAGGAAACAAAGAAAAGCAATATGAAATTGATTTCACATATCAATATAATTTTGCAGACATTGCTTCAAGAAATGGGGTGAGCGAATATGTACTGATATCTTCAGCCGGAGCCAATATTCACTCTCCATTCTTTTATTTAAGAATGAAGGGAAAGCTCGACGCTGCAGTAAAAGAGCTGCCTTTTAAAAAGGTGGTAATTGTACGCCCAACTCAATTATATGGCAGCAGACATGAAAGACGTATAAGTGAATCCATAGGGCTTGCATTAAGCAAAGCTCTGAATAAAATAGGTCTGTTCAAAAAGCGTAGACCGATTCATGTCCAAAGAGTTGCTGAAGCAATGATTGAATCCCTTCAGTATTATGATTCTTCTGTAACTGTGTCTTCTTATGAATTATTTGGTTTGGCTAAATTTTATGACAGAAATAAAAATGTTTACTACAAGAAAAGCTACGTCAGTGGATAG
- a CDS encoding MFS transporter: protein MQQKRIFGFNRNIFYTGLTSFLTDVSTKMVYSIMPMFLLSIGASKTTLSAIEGIAESTAATLKALSGFWSDKIGKNKPFMILGYGISAIAMPFYAFVWSPIQVLYLRFIERTGKGIRTAPRDSLIAGYAINGDTGKSFGLQKMMDNAGAIVGPLIAFGLLYAFPRDYHGVFLLAGIPAILGIFVLIFGIKEVKKSKEHLLGKFRFKDYSKKYYLFLGIIFLFTLGNSTDALLMVKANEVGVKVVYIPLVYLIMSIVSVALAIPLGTLSDKIGKERILIFGYLVYAIVYFGFGATSSISMIAGLFALYGLYSAATDGIQKALISDLLDSNKQGTGLGIYNALLGITLLPASIIAGLLYDHINSAVPFYFGAGTATLSAILMAGFYHHFKFK from the coding sequence ATGCAACAAAAAAGAATATTTGGTTTTAACAGAAACATTTTCTATACAGGACTAACAAGTTTTCTTACAGATGTGTCCACCAAGATGGTATATTCAATTATGCCCATGTTTTTGCTTTCCATCGGAGCATCAAAAACTACTTTATCCGCCATAGAAGGCATCGCCGAGAGTACAGCTGCAACATTAAAAGCTCTTTCCGGCTTCTGGAGTGATAAGATAGGTAAAAACAAGCCATTTATGATTCTAGGTTACGGCATTTCCGCCATCGCAATGCCATTCTATGCGTTTGTATGGTCGCCTATTCAAGTGTTATATTTACGATTTATTGAGCGCACAGGAAAAGGCATTCGCACAGCACCGCGCGACAGTTTAATAGCCGGATATGCTATAAACGGAGATACAGGGAAAAGTTTCGGACTTCAAAAAATGATGGATAATGCCGGAGCCATTGTAGGCCCATTGATTGCTTTTGGACTTCTGTACGCTTTCCCCAGAGATTATCACGGTGTATTTTTATTAGCAGGAATTCCTGCTATATTAGGAATATTCGTTCTTATCTTCGGTATAAAAGAAGTGAAGAAGTCTAAAGAACATTTGCTGGGTAAATTCCGTTTCAAGGACTATTCAAAAAAATATTATTTGTTTCTGGGAATCATTTTTCTTTTTACGCTGGGCAATTCAACAGACGCCTTATTAATGGTCAAGGCAAATGAGGTTGGCGTAAAAGTGGTATACATTCCTTTGGTGTACCTGATCATGAGCATTGTTTCAGTAGCCCTGGCTATTCCTTTAGGTACTTTGTCTGACAAAATAGGAAAAGAAAGAATACTCATCTTTGGTTACCTTGTGTATGCTATTGTCTATTTCGGTTTTGGAGCAACTAGCAGCATTAGCATGATTGCAGGGTTATTTGCACTCTACGGATTATATTCGGCAGCCACGGACGGCATTCAGAAGGCATTAATCAGCGACCTTCTTGACTCGAACAAGCAAGGCACAGGCCTGGGCATTTACAATGCATTACTTGGCATTACTTTATTACCAGCAAGTATTATTGCTGGTTTGCTTTACGATCATATTAATTCTGCCGTTCCGTTTTATTTCGGGGCAGGTACGGCTACCCTATCCGCAATATTAATGGCAGGGTTTTATCACCATTTCAAGTTTAAATAA
- a CDS encoding transposase gives MAGHYGLDGKLIQKYYKENLSDFREWDQLSHAEDYILFPKNLSYHLCIDETALTSGELYTILSSKKGHGRKGTIVAVIKGTKAEDIINVLCKIPEKERNIVKEVTLDMAGSMQKIIRCCFPKAIQVIDSFHVQKLAYDALQDLRISYRWQVISDEEEKIKQAKLKGRKYQAKVLANGDTLRQLLARSRYLLFKAPDKWVHSQKVRATLLFEQFPDIMHLYHRVMQLGQIYSQSYDKNVARLKLAQWYESIEKEGYRNFSTVSQTIKNNYERILNFFINRSTNAAAESFNAKLKFFRASFRGVADMTFFLFRISKIYA, from the coding sequence TTGGCTGGGCACTATGGATTAGATGGCAAGCTCATTCAAAAGTATTATAAAGAAAATCTGAGTGATTTCAGGGAATGGGATCAGTTGTCCCATGCAGAAGATTACATTCTCTTCCCCAAAAACCTCTCTTATCACCTTTGCATTGATGAAACAGCGCTTACCTCAGGAGAATTATACACTATTCTCTCAAGTAAAAAAGGTCATGGCCGTAAAGGTACAATCGTAGCTGTTATTAAAGGAACCAAAGCTGAAGATATAATAAATGTACTCTGCAAGATTCCAGAGAAGGAACGCAATATTGTAAAAGAGGTTACTCTTGATATGGCAGGTAGCATGCAAAAGATTATCCGGTGTTGCTTTCCAAAAGCCATACAGGTTATAGATAGTTTCCATGTTCAGAAGCTTGCTTATGACGCATTACAGGATTTACGTATTTCTTACCGCTGGCAGGTTATATCAGATGAAGAAGAAAAGATAAAGCAGGCAAAGTTAAAGGGTAGAAAATATCAGGCAAAAGTTCTTGCTAACGGAGATACACTCAGGCAGCTTCTGGCCAGAAGCAGATACTTACTCTTTAAAGCTCCCGATAAATGGGTACACTCGCAAAAAGTTAGAGCAACACTTCTTTTTGAGCAGTTTCCAGATATTATGCATTTATATCATAGAGTGATGCAACTGGGACAAATTTACTCCCAGTCATATGATAAAAATGTAGCCAGATTGAAGCTTGCTCAGTGGTATGAAAGCATAGAAAAAGAAGGGTACAGGAATTTTTCTACTGTTAGTCAAACTATAAAAAACAATTATGAAAGAATATTGAACTTCTTTATTAACAGAAGTACAAATGCAGCTGCAGAATCATTTAATGCGAAACTCAAATTCTTCAGAGCTTCATTCAGAGGAGTGGCGGATATGACATTTTTCCTTTTTAGAATATCAAAAATTTATGCATAA
- a CDS encoding transposase family protein codes for MKKKIDNPTPLDILGMFLPSGLLDYFDLINSESLETCFILFLEEKNIIPEECKTLPLHSKGFMPEIEVQDFPVRGKAVYLRIKRRRWEDTQTGKTYSRDWNLVATGTRITAEFGAFLKELLRQ; via the coding sequence ATGAAAAAGAAGATAGATAACCCAACCCCACTTGATATTTTAGGCATGTTTTTGCCTTCGGGCCTGCTAGATTATTTTGATTTAATCAACAGTGAATCCTTGGAAACCTGTTTTATTCTGTTCCTTGAAGAGAAGAATATTATTCCTGAAGAATGCAAAACACTTCCTCTTCATTCAAAAGGATTTATGCCGGAAATCGAAGTTCAGGATTTTCCTGTACGAGGTAAAGCGGTCTATCTTCGCATTAAACGGCGCCGTTGGGAAGATACTCAAACCGGTAAAACATATAGCCGTGATTGGAATCTGGTTGCCACCGGTACTCGCATAACCGCTGAGTTCGGTGCTTTTTTAAAAGAATTACTTAGACAATAA
- the glgP gene encoding alpha-glucan family phosphorylase: MKVKVSNVNIPIWNEITVKSRIPEDLKKLSEIAHNIWWSWDSDTIILFRDLDPVLWKEVGLNPIVLLERMSFEKLEAISNDKVIIKRMNDIYARFKEYINVTPDANRPSVAYFSMEYGLSSVLKIYSGGLGVLAGDYLKEASDSNVDLCAVGFLYRYGYFNQTLSMDGQQIANYEAQNFGSLPLERVVGADGQPLVVSVPYLDNYVHAYIWRVNVGRVSLYLMDTDNEMNSEFDRSITHQLYGGDWENRLKQEIMLGIGGMLTLKALGIKKDVYHCNEGHAALINIERISDYVASGLTYNEALELVRASSLYTVHTPVPAGHDYFDEGLFGKYMGGYPKKMGISWSDLMDMGRNNPGDAGERFCMSVFACNTSQEVNGVSWLHGKVSQEMFASIWKGYFPEESHVGYVTNGVHFSTWAATEWKKLYAKYFDANFMNDLSNQEIWEAIYDVPDQEIWNTRVALKNKLVDYIRKQFRDTWLNNQGDPSRIVSLLNKINPNALLIGFGRRFATYKRAHLLFTDLDRLSKIVNNPNYPVQFIFTGKAHPYDGAGQGLIKRIIEISRRPEFLGKIIFLENYDMTLARRLVSGVDIWLNTPTRPLEASGTSGEKALMNGVLNFSVLDGWWLEGYRENAGWALTEKVTYQNQEHQDQLDAATIYAMLENEILPLYYDKNDDGYSEKWVKFVKNSIAQIAPHYTMKRQLDDYYIKFYNKLAKRFHVLAADKCAKAKELAAWKEDVVEKWDEIEVKSVSVNGGSAKLNIESGKDYDVEVVIDEKGLDNAIGIELVTIITDKDGKQRIYSTEEFQLVKKDGDLYTFNTKYSMSNAGSFKVAFRMFPKNVELPHRQDFCYVRWFNLGV; the protein is encoded by the coding sequence ATGAAGGTAAAAGTTAGTAACGTGAATATTCCTATTTGGAATGAGATTACTGTAAAATCACGTATTCCTGAGGATTTAAAGAAATTATCAGAAATAGCTCATAACATTTGGTGGTCTTGGGACTCGGATACAATTATCCTGTTCAGAGACTTGGATCCGGTTCTTTGGAAAGAGGTAGGGTTAAATCCTATAGTTCTTTTAGAACGCATGAGTTTTGAAAAGCTAGAAGCTATATCAAATGATAAGGTTATCATAAAAAGAATGAATGATATTTATGCCCGATTCAAAGAATATATAAATGTAACACCTGATGCAAACCGACCATCTGTAGCATACTTCAGTATGGAATATGGTTTGTCAAGTGTACTTAAAATATATTCAGGTGGATTAGGCGTTTTGGCTGGTGATTACCTCAAAGAGGCTTCTGATAGCAATGTAGATCTTTGTGCAGTTGGATTCTTGTATCGTTATGGATATTTCAATCAAACACTTTCCATGGATGGTCAGCAGATTGCGAATTATGAAGCTCAGAATTTTGGCAGTCTCCCATTGGAACGTGTAGTTGGTGCAGATGGACAACCACTTGTTGTATCCGTTCCCTACCTTGATAATTACGTTCATGCATATATCTGGAGAGTTAACGTGGGAAGAGTTTCACTTTACCTCATGGATACCGATAATGAGATGAATAGCGAGTTCGATCGCTCTATTACCCATCAGCTTTATGGTGGTGATTGGGAGAACCGTTTGAAACAAGAGATAATGTTAGGTATTGGTGGTATGTTGACTCTGAAAGCTTTGGGTATCAAAAAAGATGTTTACCACTGCAACGAAGGTCATGCAGCCTTAATTAATATTGAACGTATAAGTGATTATGTTGCTTCCGGACTTACTTATAATGAAGCATTAGAATTGGTTCGTGCTTCTTCGCTTTATACTGTACACACACCAGTTCCAGCCGGACATGATTATTTTGACGAAGGTTTGTTTGGTAAGTATATGGGAGGTTATCCTAAGAAGATGGGCATTTCATGGAGTGACTTAATGGATATGGGGCGTAATAATCCGGGCGATGCTGGTGAACGTTTTTGTATGTCGGTCTTTGCATGTAATACTTCTCAGGAGGTGAATGGTGTAAGTTGGCTGCATGGAAAAGTATCTCAGGAAATGTTTGCTTCAATCTGGAAGGGATATTTCCCTGAAGAGAGCCACGTGGGATATGTTACAAATGGTGTTCACTTCTCCACTTGGGCCGCTACAGAATGGAAAAAGCTATATGCGAAGTATTTTGATGCCAACTTTATGAATGATCTTTCCAATCAGGAAATCTGGGAAGCTATTTATGATGTACCTGATCAGGAAATTTGGAATACACGTGTAGCTTTGAAGAATAAGCTGGTAGATTATATCCGCAAGCAGTTCCGTGATACATGGTTAAATAATCAAGGAGACCCTTCACGCATTGTTTCCTTATTGAATAAGATCAATCCAAATGCTTTATTGATTGGTTTCGGACGTCGTTTTGCTACTTATAAACGTGCTCACTTGTTGTTCACAGATTTAGATCGTCTTTCTAAGATAGTAAATAACCCTAATTACCCTGTTCAGTTTATCTTTACCGGTAAAGCTCATCCATACGATGGAGCCGGACAAGGTTTAATAAAGAGAATTATCGAAATATCTCGCCGTCCCGAGTTTTTAGGTAAGATTATCTTCCTGGAAAATTATGATATGACGTTAGCTCGCCGTTTGGTTTCAGGTGTTGATATTTGGTTGAATACTCCAACCCGTCCTTTGGAAGCTTCTGGTACGTCAGGAGAAAAGGCTTTGATGAATGGTGTTCTTAATTTCTCTGTTCTTGATGGATGGTGGCTTGAAGGTTACCGTGAAAATGCAGGATGGGCATTGACTGAGAAAGTTACATACCAGAATCAGGAACATCAGGATCAGCTGGATGCAGCTACTATTTATGCAATGCTGGAAAATGAGATTCTTCCTTTGTATTATGATAAGAACGATGACGGTTATTCTGAAAAGTGGGTCAAATTTGTGAAGAACTCCATTGCTCAGATTGCTCCTCATTACACAATGAAGAGACAGTTGGATGATTATTATATCAAGTTCTATAATAAATTGGCTAAACGTTTCCATGTTTTAGCTGCAGATAAATGTGCAAAAGCTAAAGAACTGGCAGCCTGGAAAGAAGATGTGGTTGAGAAATGGGATGAAATTGAAGTGAAATCTGTTTCTGTAAATGGTGGATCAGCTAAATTGAATATTGAAAGCGGAAAAGACTATGATGTTGAAGTTGTTATTGACGAAAAAGGATTAGATAATGCTATTGGAATTGAATTGGTAACAATCATTACTGACAAGGACGGCAAACAACGTATTTATTCAACTGAAGAATTCCAATTGGTGAAGAAGGATGGAGATCTTTATACTTTCAATACAAAGTACAGTATGTCTAATGCAGGTAGTTTTAAGGTTGCCTTCCGTATGTTCCCAAAGAATGTTGAACTTCCTCATCGTCAGGACTTCTGCTACGTCCGCTGGTTTAATCTGGGAGTTTAA
- a CDS encoding GNAT family N-acetyltransferase gives MFTTRKATSVDSTLINTMAVEVFPATYKQILSPKQIDYMLNMMYAPENILKQMEKGHVYFICYNDEKPCGYFSVEQNGDDLFHLQKIYVLPIFQGYGAGRFLMKKAMEYIKEIHPNPCTMELNVNKHNKAYHFYEFMGLKKIREGDFPIGNGYYMNDYIMSIEI, from the coding sequence ATGTTTACTACAAGAAAAGCTACGTCAGTGGATAGTACACTGATTAATACTATGGCAGTGGAAGTATTTCCTGCAACCTATAAACAAATTCTTTCTCCTAAGCAAATAGACTATATGTTAAACATGATGTATGCTCCTGAAAACATTCTGAAGCAAATGGAAAAAGGACATGTATATTTTATCTGTTATAATGATGAGAAACCTTGTGGCTATTTTTCCGTTGAACAGAATGGTGATGATTTGTTTCATTTACAAAAGATATATGTACTTCCCATATTTCAAGGATACGGAGCCGGAAGATTTTTAATGAAAAAAGCAATGGAGTACATCAAGGAGATCCATCCCAATCCCTGCACTATGGAATTAAATGTAAACAAACACAACAAAGCATACCATTTTTATGAATTTATGGGACTTAAAAAAATACGGGAAGGAGATTTTCCTATTGGAAACGGATATTATATGAACGATTATATTATGAGTATTGAGATATAA